The Leptospira andrefontaineae genomic sequence GTTCTTTCTTCTTTCAAGAAGGTGGGAGAATCGGAAAATTATCCGATCACTCCCAAAGAACATGGAATTGACTTCTTACTTTCTCAAAGACATCTTTGGTTACGTTCCAGTAAGCAGCTTGCGATCATAAAGGTACGAAGTGAACTTTCTTACCAGATCAGAAAATATTTCCATAATAACCAATTCACCTTGATCGATACTCCGATTCTAACCGGTTCCATCGGAGAATCTGCAGGAACATTATTTTCTACAGAATATTTCGATCTTGGAAATGCTTACCTTGCCCAAACCGGACAATTATATTTAGAAACTGCAATATTCGCTCATAACAAAGTATATTGTTATGGACCGACATTCAGAGCGGAGAAGAGCAAAACCAGAAGACATTTAACGGAATTCTGGATGGTAGAAGCGGAAACTGCATTTTTAACACATGCAGAAAACTTAAAATTGCAGGAAGACTTCGTAAAAACAGTTATCAAAGAAACTGTTTCTTCTTGTTTGCCTGAACTGAAAGTTTTGGAAAGAGACCCTTCTCCATTATTAGATTATATCTCTAAACCGTTTGCTCTTATCGATTATAAAGAAGCACTAGAATACCTTCAATCCCAGGGAGAAGATATCGCTTGGGGAGATGATATCAATTCGGAAAGAGAACAGATGCTCTGCCAAAAATTTGGCGGACCTGTTTTTATCCAAAAATATCCAAGAGAAGCAAAAGCGTTCTATATGAAGGTCAACCCTGAAGATCCTAGAACAGTTCTTAACGCTGACTTGATCGCTCCCGACGGAGTGGGGGAGATCATAGGCGGCTCCGAAAGAGAAGAAAGTTACGAAAATATCACTAAAAGGCTAGAAGAAGAAAACCTACCTGTGGAATCTTATGAATGGTACTTGGAGCTTAGAAAATACGGCTCCGTTCCACATTCAGGTTTTGGGCTCGGAACAGAACGATTGATCGCTTGGATCTGCGGTCTTCAACATGTCCGTGAATGTATACCTTTCCCTCGTATGATGGAGAGATTATATCCATAAGGACTAATTTCGCACAGAGCTCACAAAGAACACAGAGCTTTCATTTTTTAACGCCGTGGACTCTGTGTTCTCCGTGCAAAACTTCTTTGGGCTAAAAAAAATCGCAGAAAAAATCGCGACCGGCCGATACCAAAAATAGAGGTATCGTATGGCTAAAAGTTCCGCCCTTTCCACACAGCTTTCCTTGGAAGAGTCCGCTTGGGAACTCTTTGAAACGGGAGCGTACGAGGAAGTATCCAAATTAGCGGAGAAGAATCCGAAAAACGTGTTCTTAAATCATTTAAGAGCGGTTTGCGAATTCGAAACGGAAACAAATACTGCCAATAATTTTCCATTAGAAGGAAAAACGGTCCTAACACCTTTACTCGGTGCATATTTGCATAGAGCAAAGGGAAATGCGAAAGAGGCCGCAGTATTATTTCACGAATACTTCAAGGCATCTTCCAGTCCTGTATCCTATTCTATCTTAACAACTGGGATCAAGGCATGCGAAGAAGTGGGAGCCCACAAAGCATGCGCGGATCTGATCCAAAGATATAAGGCTCTCTGGACAGATGGATATTTTTCCAAACTGGAATTTTTCTCCCTTTATCATTTAAGAAAATTCGAAGAAGCTCTTAAAGTATTCAAAGAAAATTCTGAAACCCTGAAAGAAGACAGAGACGTTCTGGCGGCTTTAGGATTATGTTTTGTTCATATAGGAAAATTCGAAGAAGCTTGTAATATCCTGGAAAAACTTCCTGGTGCAGGCGAGATTCCTTCCTTTGAAGATAAAGTGACCGAGTATTCTGATAGGATCAAAAATATTCCTAAATACGAAGCGAGAAAAAAAGAACTTTCTAGAATGGAACTTTTAGATCTGGGATATGCGTATTTATTCTCTGAGTCTTATAAAAAGGCGGAAGAGGTATTTACTTCTCTGGTTTCCGTAGAATCACGATAACCCTTCCTTTCAAAAGAGCCTCCCTGGATTTAGGGGAGGCCAAGACCTTCTCCGCATCTTCATTGGAGATTACAAGGTCTGCTCCCAATTTTCCAGAAACACCTAAAGCGGTAGTCAAAAGAGGTTTATAACCTGTTATTTCTTCCCTCATTGCGTCTTGCACTTTAGAAAAATAGCGAATATATCCGTAATTCACTATGGAACTTTTTTTAACAAATAGAGGAGAATAGATCCCGACTCCATCCTCATCTCTGATCTCAGAAAATAAAGCAGGCACCACTTCTAAATGCCTAGCATCCACGATCAGTCCCGTATAAGAATCTGCCGGGTTATGGATCGGGTGAGCTTCCGGAAAATTTTCGGAAGAATAGGGTAGAGTGATATGAGAAAGAATTCCTTTCTTTCCTTTTAAGGAAAGAATACCGGTTGCGACTAAATGATTTCCTTTGAACTGATTATGGATCTCGATCGGTTCCTTTTCATAGATCTCTTGAAAAATCTCTCGAAAGGATTCATCCTGTGCTATTTTTTCCCGGAGAAGAAGATTAGAATCCAATTTTAGATTTTCCATACTTCTATATAAGTATTTTTTAATTTCTTCTTTTGCGGTCTCTTTCGCGATATTTCTGGCTTCAGTTATATTTTTGGCGGTTCCGATCTTATTATAATCCGGATCATCCGGGTGGAATACAATTTTAGGAAGTTTGACTTCTACAGTTTTACTGATCTCCCCGGTTCTCCAATTCACGATCGTTTCTGTTTTGTCCTTGGACTCCCAAGCAAAAATAGAAAGACCAGAAATCAAAAAGAAGATCAGTAACGACTTACGTTTCATACGGCTTCTCCGGAAGAGTAATTGGGAAGTTTAGAATATTCTAATTTTAATTGGTTCCATTCGGAGATCCGCTTTGCGGGAGGAAGAGAATTGATCAGATCTGTTCCATATGACTTGGTCCAAATACGAGAATCCAGTAAACTTACAATTCCTGTATCTTTTTCAGAACGGATTAGTCTTCCAAAACCTTGTTTAAGAACTGTGGTAGCGTAAGGAAGTTGTAGATCCTTGAAAGGATTTCCACCTTTTTCTTTCAATTTTTCACTTCTTGCTTCCAAAACCGGATCATTTGGAGGTTGGAAGGGAAGTTTTGTTAGGATCACGGATCTGAGTTTATCACCTCTGATATCCACTCCCTGCCAGAAAGAAGATACCCCAAAAAGTACCGCATCCTTTTCTGCTAAAAACCGATTCTTAGCAGCCTCCGGTCCCATTTCCAATTGGGAGATTATTGGCAGGTCTGTAAGAGGTCTGATTGTTTCGATAATTTCATTTAAAGATTTATTTGAAGTAAATAAAACGAATGCTCCACCTTTAGTCAGCTCGATGAGTTTTAAGATATAACGGGAAAGGTCAGCCGCATTTCTTTCCGCAGATTCTGTTGCGTCCTTGATATCTTTAGGCAAAAACAAAAGTGCATTTTTCTCATAAGGAAAAGGAGAAGCCACAAGTTTAGATCGAGAAGGTAATCTCCCGATCCGATCTGCAAAATAACTGAGATCACCCTTATTAGTAGAAAGTGTGGCGGAAGTGAATACAATACTTTCAGTTCTAGGTTCTAACACTTCTCGTAGTATTGTTTCAGACTTTAAGGGTTGGGTCAAAAGTTTAGGGAACATTTCCTTTGTTCTGGTATTCGGTGGATCCGCCCAATATACTCTTTCTCCTTCATCCATTGTACGGAAAAGATGTAAACCTTCTGCGATCTGTCCGATACGACCTGAAGACATTTCTATCTCCATCGCGATCTCTTTTTCCTCTATCTCGTCGCTATCTTTAGAATATTTTTTTAATTCTATAAGTAGCGCTTCTTGCAAAGAATCTAATGCAGCTTCTAATTCTCCTCCGTCCATCTTTAAAGGCCTACGAATTCTTTGTGAACCGTAGAAGTTGAGTGGAAGTTCTCCCACTACCTTATTAAAACAAAGGAAAAGTTTTTCTCCTGCAAGATTTGTTAAATCATTTATCTTAGGAGAATTGAGTCTTGCTCCCAAGCCTGATTTTTTCTGAGAATTCCAAACACCTTGTAAAAGTTTTTGGATCTCTAAAGAAGATAATTCTATTCTGAATGCGTTCCCTAAAACTTCAGGGAAATTATGAGCCTCATCCACTACGATCTTTTTGAAATCAGGTAGAATATTAAAATCGGATGCTATATGAGCCGCGAGTAAAGAATGGTTTACGATCAACAGATTTGATTTCTGCCATTTAGCTCTTTCTAAAAAATAAAAAGAATGGGAGAAGTTCGGGCAACTTCTTCCTAAACAAGAATCCGCTTCTCTTGTTACCTTGGACCAAAAATCGGGAGAGGCATATCCATCATATTCTTGCCTTCTTCCTGATTCTGATTCGTTTACCCATTCCTTAAAAGAATTTAAATGTTCCATCATCTCGGGGCCGAAGGTTCCTTGTGTGAGGACATTTCCTAATTTTCTTTTACAAACGTAGTTGGAAGCTCCCATTGCAATTTCAGCTTTCACTTCTTGTCCCAAAATTTGGGAAACAAGAGGGATATCTTTCCGGATGAGCTGGTCTTGTAGTGCTTTCGTTTCAGTGGAGATGACTACTATCTCTTCTCCTTCTAAGGCGCTGATTGCCGCCGGGATCAAATAGGCTAATGATTTTCCTACGCCCGTTCCTGCTTCTACAATCAAATGTTCCGAACTGGCAAACGCTTGTTCTACACTATTTGCCAT encodes the following:
- a CDS encoding ATP-dependent DNA helicase, giving the protein MSRVEEQFKKLSKLWPDFESRSGQIQMANSVEQAFASSEHLIVEAGTGVGKSLAYLIPAAISALEGEEIVVISTETKALQDQLIRKDIPLVSQILGQEVKAEIAMGASNYVCKRKLGNVLTQGTFGPEMMEHLNSFKEWVNESESGRRQEYDGYASPDFWSKVTREADSCLGRSCPNFSHSFYFLERAKWQKSNLLIVNHSLLAAHIASDFNILPDFKKIVVDEAHNFPEVLGNAFRIELSSLEIQKLLQGVWNSQKKSGLGARLNSPKINDLTNLAGEKLFLCFNKVVGELPLNFYGSQRIRRPLKMDGGELEAALDSLQEALLIELKKYSKDSDEIEEKEIAMEIEMSSGRIGQIAEGLHLFRTMDEGERVYWADPPNTRTKEMFPKLLTQPLKSETILREVLEPRTESIVFTSATLSTNKGDLSYFADRIGRLPSRSKLVASPFPYEKNALLFLPKDIKDATESAERNAADLSRYILKLIELTKGGAFVLFTSNKSLNEIIETIRPLTDLPIISQLEMGPEAAKNRFLAEKDAVLFGVSSFWQGVDIRGDKLRSVILTKLPFQPPNDPVLEARSEKLKEKGGNPFKDLQLPYATTVLKQGFGRLIRSEKDTGIVSLLDSRIWTKSYGTDLINSLPPAKRISEWNQLKLEYSKLPNYSSGEAV
- a CDS encoding tetratricopeptide repeat protein, with product MAKSSALSTQLSLEESAWELFETGAYEEVSKLAEKNPKNVFLNHLRAVCEFETETNTANNFPLEGKTVLTPLLGAYLHRAKGNAKEAAVLFHEYFKASSSPVSYSILTTGIKACEEVGAHKACADLIQRYKALWTDGYFSKLEFFSLYHLRKFEEALKVFKENSETLKEDRDVLAALGLCFVHIGKFEEACNILEKLPGAGEIPSFEDKVTEYSDRIKNIPKYEARKKELSRMELLDLGYAYLFSESYKKAEEVFTSLVSVESR
- the asnS gene encoding asparagine--tRNA ligase codes for the protein MSEVSTIDLNRLQEHVNQTVRIQGWVHGLRGSNARQFLSLRNSGKILQVLAEKEIIGEDLFSEIKHLKQETSVEVIGKLVENEKSPIGFELVLSSFKKVGESENYPITPKEHGIDFLLSQRHLWLRSSKQLAIIKVRSELSYQIRKYFHNNQFTLIDTPILTGSIGESAGTLFSTEYFDLGNAYLAQTGQLYLETAIFAHNKVYCYGPTFRAEKSKTRRHLTEFWMVEAETAFLTHAENLKLQEDFVKTVIKETVSSCLPELKVLERDPSPLLDYISKPFALIDYKEALEYLQSQGEDIAWGDDINSEREQMLCQKFGGPVFIQKYPREAKAFYMKVNPEDPRTVLNADLIAPDGVGEIIGGSEREESYENITKRLEEENLPVESYEWYLELRKYGSVPHSGFGLGTERLIAWICGLQHVRECIPFPRMMERLYP